The Candidatus Paceibacterota bacterium genome segment GAGCCGGGATAGCAGGGGTATTGATGGACGGAGAAGAAGACGCAGCCGGGCTGGTTGAGGAGCAGCGACTCGGTGCCGTTGCCGTGGTGGACGTCGAAATCGAAGACAGCGACACGTTTGGCGCCGGAGGCCAGGGCTTCGAGGACGGCAATTGCGATGTTGTTCAGGTAACAGAAGCCCATCGCGCGGTTGCGGGTGGCGTGGTGCCCCGGCGGACGCATCAAGCTGAAGGCCGTCTCCCCGGCCAGCGCGGACTTGAGCGCCTCCAACGCGGCGCCGACGGAAGCGCGGGCGTAATCCCGCAGGTTGGGATAGGCCGGCGTGTCGTCGTCGAAGTCCTCCAGCCTGGCTAATCGCTGCAGGTGCTCGGGCGCGTGCGCGCGGAGGATGGCGGTGTCATCACAGGGGCCGGGGCGGGTCCAGGCAATTGGCAGGTCCGTTTGGCGGCGCAGCTTCTCCCAGGCAGCCAGGATGCGCTCGGGCCGTTCGGGATGGCCCGGACGCGAGTATCGGATGCAGTGCTCGTCAGTTATGATTTTCACGTTCTGGCGAGTGCCTGCACACATGGATAAACGTGAACGCCAAAGGCAATCGCCAGCATGGTCGGCACTACCGCCATGACGACGGGAGTAGTGGGGAGGATTTCTCCCCACCGGGCGAGAGACATGTCTGACTTCATTTGCTCCGGCAATTCGACTTTCATGATGCGGCTCCGTTGCTTTGCGCGCGCGTCGCCAGCGGTGGAACACCACCGCCGCGGCGCTCTTCCAGTTGCCACAGGCGGTCTTTGCCCGCAAGAGCAATTGCCCGGCGCCGGAGCGCTGGAAGCGGGGTGAGCGGCGAAGTGCAAGGCAGGCGTCCACGCCTGGCGGTGGGGGGTGGGCGGCGCGATCACAGCCGCGCAGCATCTGCGGCGAAGGGGTGGCTGCCGCTGGAGCAAGCGCCGGGCATTTGCCGGGGGGTGAATCAATCCGATTGCCAGCGTTGCAGCGTCTCGCGCTCGGTGACGGTTCGTGCCGCGGGTTTGGGCTCGGACCAGTCCACTTCTCCAAAGCGCAGGCAGCCGCCGCTGACCCCCGCCAGCAGGGAGCGCGTTCCCTTGTCCCGCACCACCTCGATGCAAGCGCCGTCATTCCAGAAGGGGTAGAGTTTCTCCATGCTGAACGCATCTATGCGGTCGCTGGTGGCCGCCCAGGTGCCGCGGCCCAGATCGCGGATGGCGGCGTGGAAGATCAGAAAGTAGCGGCCATCGCGGAAGGAGAGGTTGGCGGATTCAAAGCTGCCTTGCGGATGACCGCCGGTCAGCCGCGGCTCGTAGCTCGCGGCGGGGCCGACCAGTATCGGGCCATGGTCCTGCCACCGCTTGAAGTTGGCAGTGCTGGCCAGCGCGATGCAGGTGGCGCCCTGCTTCGTGTTGGCGGTGTAGGGCATCCAGACGCGGCCCTTGTGGCGGAAGAGGTCCGGGTCGCGGCAACTGCAGATGTCGTCTTCACGCCAGTAAGCCCAGGAAGCGCCTTTCGCCGGCGAAATGGGATTACCCGGCAACCGTTTCCAGTTGAACATGTCCTTGCTCGAAGCCAGGCCGATGTCCTGCGACAGGTGGCGGTTCAGGCCGGTGTAGGCCATGATGAACTCGTCGCCGTTGCGGAGCAGCACCGGTGCCCAGAGATGCGCCTCTTCCCACGTGCCCGGCCGAACCAGCAGCGCCGGGTCGTGCACTTCCCAGGTGAAGAAGTCGGGCGTGGAGGCGTGGCCGAAGTAGATTTCGTGCCCGGGGTAGAAAGGGGTGCCCTCCTGCAGGCGACGCTCGATGTAGAAGAAATGGTCGCGGCCGTCATGCCGGGCGGTGCCGAAGTCCGCCACGCGCCCTCCGACGGGCCGGAAGCCTTCCTTGAGAATGTCAACGGGCGGGTGCCGGTAATGCTCGAAACGCATGCGCTTGAGCTCGCGCTCGAAGTCAATGATCGTGGAGCCGCGCGCCGCGCCGGCTGGCTGATTGGTTTGGGCCCAAACGGCTGGCGCAACGGCGCCGGCGGCAAGCGCAATTCCCGCGCGCCGCATGAATTCACGGCGACTGGTCCTGGTCGTTTGACAGCTGGAGGTCTGAGTTTTCACATTCACTGTCCGTTACCTTTCTTGAGTGAGGCTAAAAGCCGCGCAAAACGGTGCTTGAGCGCGGCGGCAGCCCGGGCGCGGGGGCGCGTTTGAGCACAAGGTATTGAACGCCCAGCCTGGCGCAATACTCCCGTTTGCCGCCCTGGTCGCCGTCTTCGTTGACGGCGTAGA includes the following:
- a CDS encoding twin-arginine translocation signal domain-containing protein translates to MKTQTSSCQTTRTSRREFMRRAGIALAAGAVAPAVWAQTNQPAGAARGSTIIDFERELKRMRFEHYRHPPVDILKEGFRPVGGRVADFGTARHDGRDHFFYIERRLQEGTPFYPGHEIYFGHASTPDFFTWEVHDPALLVRPGTWEEAHLWAPVLLRNGDEFIMAYTGLNRHLSQDIGLASSKDMFNWKRLPGNPISPAKGASWAYWREDDICSCRDPDLFRHKGRVWMPYTANTKQGATCIALASTANFKRWQDHGPILVGPAASYEPRLTGGHPQGSFESANLSFRDGRYFLIFHAAIRDLGRGTWAATSDRIDAFSMEKLYPFWNDGACIEVVRDKGTRSLLAGVSGGCLRFGEVDWSEPKPAARTVTERETLQRWQSD
- a CDS encoding histone deacetylase — translated: MKIITDEHCIRYSRPGHPERPERILAAWEKLRRQTDLPIAWTRPGPCDDTAILRAHAPEHLQRLARLEDFDDDTPAYPNLRDYARASVGAALEALKSALAGETAFSLMRPPGHHATRNRAMGFCYLNNIAIAVLEALASGAKRVAVFDFDVHHGNGTESLLLNQPGCVFFSVHQYPCYPGS